In Halorubellus sp. JP-L1, one DNA window encodes the following:
- a CDS encoding GNAT family N-acetyltransferase: MRVERAQTADLTALVDAWVALAAEQRQHGSHLHAAANRDRIRESMAHHLVEDTCLVARPGSGDVLASGSGDDAEDGASLPDVVGFVTFAVDPDGYEMDVDRGAVENLYVASEWRGRGVGARLLSAAEAELAFRGVEAVSLQVLAANDRARSFYEREGYGDHRVVVEKRLDVETDTKGNDGE; encoded by the coding sequence ATGCGCGTCGAGCGGGCGCAGACAGCCGACCTGACGGCGCTCGTGGACGCGTGGGTGGCGCTCGCGGCGGAACAACGCCAGCACGGCTCGCACTTGCACGCCGCAGCGAACCGCGACCGCATCCGCGAGTCGATGGCGCATCACCTCGTCGAGGACACGTGTCTGGTCGCACGCCCTGGATCGGGTGACGTGCTGGCGTCCGGATCGGGCGACGACGCCGAGGACGGTGCGTCGCTGCCGGACGTGGTGGGGTTCGTGACGTTCGCCGTCGACCCGGACGGCTACGAGATGGACGTGGACCGAGGTGCGGTCGAGAATCTCTACGTCGCGAGCGAGTGGCGTGGTCGGGGCGTCGGTGCGAGGTTGCTGTCGGCGGCGGAGGCGGAACTCGCGTTCCGTGGCGTCGAGGCGGTGTCGCTCCAGGTGCTCGCGGCGAACGACCGCGCGCGATCGTTCTACGAGCGCGAGGGCTACGGCGACCACCGCGTCGTCGTCGAGAAGCGACTCGATGTCGAAACGGATACAAAGGGCAATGACGGAGAGTGA
- a CDS encoding phosphoglycerate kinase: MPLETLDDATLDGAAVAVRVDVNSPLEADGALADDARLQAHHDTLAEIAGRGGRVVVLAHQGRPGGDQFGRLRPHADRFDDLLDAPVSYLDATCNQQARDRVDALEAGEVLVLENTRFYSEEYMEFEPAAAGDTHLVTGLVPVLDCYVNDAFAAAHRSQPSLVGFPQHLPSYMGRVMEAEIDVLGNVDETPRPRVYLLGGAKVSDSIDVAWDVLESGMADSVLTTGVVGNVFLLADGVDVGDASSDFIYDQGYWDEIDRAADLLDAHGDAIRFPQDVAVERDGERHELGLNALPGREDEAAMDVGSETIRMYRDVLESAETVVLNGPAGVFEDSLFENGTRELYAAASNPTYSIVGGGDTAAAIRKFDLEGFDHLSTGGGACLQMLTNGELPAVEALRHAPAAREA; encoded by the coding sequence ATGCCGTTGGAGACCCTGGACGACGCCACCCTCGACGGTGCCGCCGTCGCGGTCCGCGTGGACGTGAACAGTCCACTCGAAGCGGACGGCGCGCTCGCCGACGACGCGCGCCTCCAGGCCCACCACGACACGCTCGCAGAGATCGCCGGCCGCGGCGGCCGCGTCGTCGTCCTCGCCCACCAGGGTCGCCCTGGCGGCGACCAGTTCGGGCGACTGCGGCCGCACGCCGACCGGTTCGACGACCTCCTCGACGCACCCGTCTCCTACCTCGACGCGACCTGCAACCAGCAGGCTCGCGATCGCGTCGACGCGCTCGAGGCCGGCGAGGTGCTCGTCCTCGAGAACACGCGCTTCTACAGCGAGGAGTACATGGAGTTCGAGCCCGCGGCGGCGGGCGACACGCACCTCGTCACCGGCCTCGTTCCCGTCCTCGACTGTTACGTGAACGACGCGTTCGCGGCCGCGCATCGCTCCCAGCCGTCGCTCGTCGGGTTCCCGCAGCACCTCCCGAGTTACATGGGTCGCGTGATGGAGGCCGAGATCGACGTCCTCGGGAACGTCGACGAGACGCCGCGCCCGCGCGTGTACTTGCTCGGGGGCGCGAAGGTGAGTGACTCCATCGACGTGGCGTGGGACGTCCTCGAGTCCGGGATGGCGGACTCGGTCCTGACGACGGGCGTCGTCGGGAACGTCTTCCTGCTCGCGGACGGCGTCGACGTCGGCGACGCCTCCTCGGACTTCATCTACGATCAGGGGTACTGGGACGAGATCGATCGGGCGGCGGACCTCCTCGATGCGCACGGGGACGCAATCCGGTTCCCGCAGGACGTCGCCGTGGAACGCGACGGCGAACGCCACGAACTCGGGTTGAACGCACTCCCGGGTCGCGAGGACGAGGCGGCGATGGACGTCGGGAGCGAGACGATCCGCATGTACCGCGACGTCCTCGAGTCTGCGGAGACCGTCGTCCTGAACGGGCCGGCTGGCGTGTTCGAGGACTCGCTGTTCGAGAACGGAACGCGAGAGCTCTACGCGGCCGCGAGCAACCCGACGTACAGCATCGTCGGCGGCGGCGACACCGCGGCGGCCATCCGGAAGTTCGACCTGGAGGGGTTCGATCACCTGTCGACGGGTGGCGGTGCCTGCCTCCAGATGTTGACGAACGGCGAGTTGCCGGCGGTCGAGGCGCTCCGTCACGCACCCGCGGCGCGTGAGGCGTAG
- a CDS encoding branched-chain amino acid ABC transporter permease — protein sequence MGASESVTRGRELILEKPMTAALVFIGVVLLLDMLRQLVTGDLAISGVIGLVKDGLMRGLVIGLAGIGLSMTYSILNFANFAHGDYITAGAFSGWSVTYLIAGGFGAEANIGSLALVGAGGSVFGGALGINVVDTPIAVLVGLLVAGGLTIGLALFIDRFMFKPIRDAGGIPLLITSIGVAFALRYLILFVFDSSTRGTTAAGSVPGIRPLVLDGTVPLTLHDGFLVLVAGGLMLGVHVLLQRTKLGKAMRAMSDDESLARITGIPTERVVRSTWIIGGGLTGIAGYMFVLWKGTLSWNDGWLLLLLIFAAVILGGIGSVYGAILGGLVIGLTASTAVIWIPSGFARAAAFVVMILVLVVRPQGLFSGRSTA from the coding sequence ATGGGAGCATCCGAATCGGTAACCAGAGGCAGAGAGCTCATCCTCGAGAAGCCGATGACAGCCGCGCTCGTCTTCATCGGCGTCGTCCTGCTGCTGGACATGCTACGCCAGCTCGTCACCGGTGACCTCGCCATCTCCGGCGTCATCGGCCTCGTCAAGGACGGCCTCATGCGGGGGCTCGTCATCGGCCTGGCGGGCATCGGCCTCTCGATGACGTACAGCATCCTGAACTTCGCGAACTTCGCGCACGGTGACTACATCACCGCCGGCGCGTTCTCCGGCTGGTCCGTAACGTACCTCATCGCCGGCGGATTCGGCGCCGAAGCGAACATCGGTTCGCTCGCGCTCGTCGGTGCAGGCGGCTCCGTCTTCGGTGGCGCGCTCGGCATCAACGTCGTCGACACGCCGATCGCAGTCCTCGTCGGGCTCCTGGTCGCCGGCGGACTCACCATCGGCCTCGCGCTGTTCATCGACCGGTTCATGTTCAAGCCGATACGCGACGCCGGCGGCATCCCGCTGCTCATCACGAGCATCGGCGTGGCGTTCGCGCTCCGGTACCTCATCCTGTTCGTGTTCGACTCGAGCACGCGCGGCACGACCGCCGCCGGGAGCGTCCCCGGCATCCGGCCGCTCGTCCTCGACGGTACCGTCCCGCTCACGCTCCACGACGGCTTCCTCGTCCTCGTCGCGGGCGGACTGATGCTCGGCGTGCACGTCCTCCTGCAGCGCACGAAGCTCGGGAAGGCGATGCGTGCGATGTCCGACGACGAATCGCTCGCCCGCATCACGGGCATCCCGACTGAGCGCGTCGTCCGCTCGACGTGGATCATCGGCGGCGGCCTCACCGGCATCGCGGGATACATGTTCGTGCTCTGGAAGGGCACCCTGAGCTGGAACGACGGCTGGCTGCTGCTCCTGCTCATCTTCGCAGCGGTCATCCTCGGCGGCATCGGGTCCGTCTACGGCGCGATCCTCGGCGGCCTCGTCATCGGCCTCACGGCGTCGACGGCCGTCATCTGGATCCCGTCCGGGTTCGCGCGCGCTGCCGCGTTCGTCGTCATGATCCTCGTCCTGGTCGTCCGTCCACAGGGGCTGTTCTCAGGGAGGTCGACAGCATGA
- a CDS encoding branched-chain amino acid ABC transporter permease codes for MGIDFGNDSNMLITLLVGVFALYLIGGVVIGLPFRGLMNQIGQLTFWIAVFAMAALALNLHWGYTGLFNIGIVGFMATGVYITGVLSKPVFGSGTSAAEVGGFGLPLIVGIAGGMAAAAILGLITALPALRLRADYLAIVTIALSEIVRFSLLSDTLSGADVAGYRVGLGGGDGLILDYGDPLEIFVRTLSYPFDFVFGQSGWLWEEVYINGIVGFVSNYIPTNPKPVVDNFAYAAFLLVVLGGFYLLITRIGSSPFGRVLKAIREDEDVTNALGKNTNVFKIKSFMVGCALMGLIGILWFGTQGSVTPNTFRPRITFYIWIALIIGGAGSNTGSVMGGAIFAAFLFQGPRYFKNIVETVLGNPPAPSSFGQALLPISTSGDVFPLLMYTLDSIRQLQLFLMGAVLIVLMHRRPDGLLGHRKEAAASIPLGRPGKKQKEVATDGGEEQ; via the coding sequence ATGGGCATCGACTTCGGGAACGACTCGAACATGCTCATCACGCTCCTCGTCGGCGTGTTCGCGCTCTACCTGATCGGCGGCGTCGTCATCGGTCTCCCGTTCCGCGGGCTCATGAACCAGATCGGTCAGTTGACGTTCTGGATCGCGGTGTTCGCGATGGCGGCACTCGCCCTCAACCTCCACTGGGGGTACACGGGCCTGTTCAACATCGGTATCGTCGGGTTCATGGCGACCGGCGTCTACATCACCGGCGTCCTCTCCAAGCCCGTGTTCGGGTCGGGGACGAGCGCCGCCGAGGTCGGCGGCTTCGGACTGCCGCTGATCGTCGGGATCGCCGGCGGGATGGCCGCGGCAGCGATCCTCGGCCTCATCACTGCGCTGCCCGCACTCAGACTCCGCGCGGACTACCTCGCGATCGTCACGATCGCGCTCTCGGAGATCGTCCGGTTCTCACTGCTCTCGGACACCCTGAGCGGCGCGGACGTCGCCGGCTACCGGGTCGGTCTCGGTGGCGGTGACGGCCTCATCCTCGACTACGGCGACCCGCTCGAGATCTTCGTTCGCACCCTGAGTTACCCGTTCGACTTCGTGTTCGGTCAATCCGGGTGGCTCTGGGAGGAGGTGTACATCAACGGGATCGTCGGGTTCGTCAGTAACTACATCCCGACGAATCCAAAGCCCGTCGTGGACAACTTCGCGTACGCCGCGTTCCTCCTGGTCGTCCTCGGCGGCTTCTACCTCCTCATCACGCGGATCGGGAGTTCGCCGTTCGGTCGCGTCCTGAAGGCGATCCGCGAGGACGAGGACGTGACGAACGCACTCGGGAAGAATACGAACGTCTTCAAGATCAAGTCGTTCATGGTCGGCTGTGCGCTCATGGGCCTCATCGGCATCCTCTGGTTCGGGACGCAGGGGTCGGTGACGCCGAACACGTTCCGGCCACGGATCACGTTCTACATCTGGATCGCACTCATCATCGGCGGTGCCGGGTCGAACACCGGGAGCGTCATGGGTGGCGCGATCTTCGCCGCGTTCCTCTTCCAGGGACCGCGGTACTTCAAGAACATCGTGGAGACGGTGCTCGGCAACCCGCCGGCACCGTCGAGCTTCGGGCAGGCGCTCCTCCCCATCAGCACGAGCGGGGACGTCTTCCCGCTGCTCATGTACACGCTGGACTCGATCCGGCAACTCCAGCTGTTCCTGATGGGCGCGGTCCTCATCGTCCTCATGCACCGGCGCCCCGACGGCTTGCTCGGTCATCGCAAGGAGGCCGCGGCGAGCATCCCGCTCGGGCGGCCCGGGAAGAAGCAGAAAGAGGTCGCGACGGACGGAGGTGAAGAGCAGTGA
- a CDS encoding ABC transporter ATP-binding protein — MADVPLKVRDLRKTFGGITAVDGASFEIEKGSMTGLIGPNGAGKSSTFNCITGTYTPDSGVVEFNGEDITGLEPYEVAERGLVRTFQIARELSEMTVLENMMVAPMHQRGESLWRSVFSRDDVKAQESEILERAWDTLEFFDIEHLANEYAGNLSGGQRKLLELARALLTDPEMLLLDEPFAGVNPTLEERLLEHIHELRNQGYTFLIVEHDMDLIMQNCEKVIVMHQGRILTEGTPEHVRNNEDVIEAYLGGEV, encoded by the coding sequence ATGGCTGACGTCCCACTAAAGGTTCGGGACCTCCGGAAGACGTTCGGCGGCATCACCGCCGTCGACGGCGCCAGCTTCGAGATCGAGAAGGGCAGCATGACGGGTCTCATCGGGCCGAACGGTGCGGGGAAGTCGTCGACGTTCAACTGCATCACGGGCACGTACACGCCGGACTCCGGCGTCGTGGAGTTCAACGGCGAGGACATCACGGGGCTGGAGCCGTACGAGGTCGCCGAACGCGGCCTCGTGCGGACGTTCCAGATCGCACGCGAACTCTCGGAGATGACGGTCCTCGAGAACATGATGGTCGCGCCGATGCACCAGCGCGGCGAGTCGCTCTGGCGGTCGGTGTTCTCCAGGGACGACGTGAAGGCTCAGGAGTCGGAGATCCTCGAGCGCGCGTGGGACACGCTCGAGTTCTTCGACATCGAGCACCTCGCGAACGAGTACGCGGGGAACCTCTCCGGCGGGCAACGGAAGCTCCTCGAGCTCGCGCGAGCGCTCTTGACGGACCCGGAGATGCTGCTGTTGGACGAACCGTTCGCGGGCGTCAACCCCACGCTCGAGGAACGGCTGCTGGAGCACATCCACGAACTGCGGAACCAGGGGTACACGTTCCTCATCGTCGAGCACGACATGGACCTCATCATGCAGAACTGCGAGAAAGTCATCGTGATGCACCAGGGTCGCATCCTCACGGAGGGGACGCCCGAGCACGTCCGGAACAACGAAGACGTCATCGAGGCCTACCTCGGAGGTGAGGTATGA
- a CDS encoding ABC transporter ATP-binding protein gives MSDDATADATDQPANANEPAGSPADSTSGTNAATDVTLYEDSILSVRNLDAGYGDLQILTDVDLDVNDEEYVTIVGPNGAGKSTVMKSVFGLTSHMGGTVQFQGDDITAMRPENIIHLGLGYVPQNDNVFGTLTVRENLEMGAYILDEVPQDALEEVFERFPILEERQTQKAGTLSGGQQQMLAMGRALMLDPELLLLDEPSAGLAPDLVAEMFDKIDEINEAGTAILMVEQNAKEALSRCDRGYVLVDGKNRYEDEGTTLLNDPQVRQDFLGG, from the coding sequence ATGAGCGACGACGCGACCGCGGACGCGACGGACCAGCCGGCGAACGCGAACGAGCCGGCGGGGTCGCCCGCGGACTCGACGTCCGGGACGAACGCGGCGACGGACGTCACGTTGTACGAGGACAGCATCCTCTCCGTTCGCAACCTGGACGCCGGCTACGGCGACCTCCAGATCCTCACGGACGTGGACCTGGACGTGAACGACGAGGAGTACGTCACGATCGTCGGCCCGAACGGCGCGGGGAAGTCGACGGTTATGAAGTCCGTGTTCGGGTTGACGAGCCACATGGGTGGAACCGTCCAGTTCCAGGGCGACGACATCACGGCGATGCGGCCGGAGAACATCATCCACCTGGGTCTCGGGTACGTCCCGCAGAACGACAACGTGTTCGGGACGCTGACGGTCCGCGAGAACCTGGAGATGGGCGCGTACATCCTCGACGAGGTCCCCCAGGACGCGCTCGAGGAGGTGTTCGAGCGCTTCCCGATCCTCGAGGAGCGCCAGACCCAGAAGGCGGGGACGCTCTCGGGCGGTCAACAGCAGATGCTCGCGATGGGGCGCGCGCTCATGCTCGACCCGGAGCTGCTCCTGCTCGACGAGCCGTCGGCCGGACTGGCGCCGGACCTGGTCGCGGAGATGTTCGACAAGATCGACGAGATCAACGAAGCCGGGACGGCGATCCTGATGGTCGAGCAGAACGCGAAGGAGGCACTCAGTCGCTGCGACCGCGGGTACGTGCTCGTCGACGGGAAGAACCGCTACGAGGACGAGGGGACGACGCTCCTGAACGACCCGCAGGTCCGCCAGGACTTCCTCGGCGGATAG
- a CDS encoding DUF4397 domain-containing protein translates to MLSTPTSRKLLIILIAVGLVGSSVAFATTSAPSNADANQVTQVGETQDSTFVRVLHASPDAPAVDVRVENETVASNVSFGTVSEYLELQAGTYNVSIVAAENASTVVFDDEVAFEPRTVTTIAASGEISEGANTSFEPVRYQDDAFTPANDTSAISVVHLSPDAPAVDVTAANGSVVLADNVTFQNGSDYVAVPAGNYTVEIRPATATDDGPVVYSANVSLDAGEAYSAFAVGYLNVEDAPAETPFEVLVTEDATFSLQLPGEDEPANETTTEEETTTEDAETTTEEETTTEEAETTTEEETTTEEAETTTEEETTTEEAETTTEEETTTEEAETTTEEETTTEEAETTTEEETTTEEAETIVEN, encoded by the coding sequence GTGCTATCGACACCAACGTCACGGAAGTTACTGATCATACTGATCGCCGTCGGACTCGTCGGCAGTAGCGTCGCGTTCGCGACGACATCGGCGCCGTCGAACGCCGACGCGAACCAGGTGACGCAGGTCGGCGAGACCCAGGATTCGACGTTCGTCCGCGTGCTGCACGCCTCGCCTGACGCGCCGGCGGTCGACGTGCGCGTCGAGAACGAGACCGTCGCGTCGAACGTCTCGTTCGGGACGGTCAGCGAGTACCTCGAACTCCAGGCGGGGACGTACAACGTGAGCATCGTTGCCGCGGAGAACGCGAGCACGGTCGTCTTCGATGACGAGGTGGCGTTCGAACCGCGGACCGTGACCACGATCGCTGCGTCCGGGGAGATTAGCGAGGGCGCGAACACGTCCTTCGAGCCCGTCCGCTACCAGGACGATGCGTTCACGCCCGCGAACGACACGAGCGCGATCAGCGTCGTCCACCTCTCGCCGGACGCTCCGGCGGTCGACGTGACGGCCGCGAACGGGAGCGTCGTCCTCGCGGACAACGTCACGTTCCAGAACGGCTCTGACTACGTCGCCGTGCCGGCGGGGAACTACACGGTCGAGATTCGGCCCGCGACCGCGACCGACGACGGACCGGTCGTCTACTCCGCCAACGTCTCCCTCGACGCCGGCGAGGCGTACTCCGCGTTCGCCGTCGGCTACCTGAACGTCGAGGATGCGCCCGCAGAGACGCCGTTCGAGGTTCTCGTCACCGAAGACGCCACCTTCTCGCTCCAGCTTCCCGGCGAGGACGAACCGGCGAACGAGACGACGACCGAGGAGGAAACGACCACCGAAGACGCAGAGACGACGACCGAGGAGGAAACGACCACCGAGGAAGCCGAGACGACCACTGAGGAAGAGACGACGACCGAAGAAGCTGAGACGACCACTGAGGAGGAAACGACGACCGAAGAAGCAGAGACGACCACTGAGGAAGAGACGACGACCGAAGAAGCAGAGACGACCACTGAGGAAGAGACGACGACCGAAGAAGCAGAGACGACCACTGAGGAAGAGACGACGACCGAAGAAGCTGAGACGATCGTCGAGAACTGA
- a CDS encoding ABC transporter substrate-binding protein encodes MARNVRRRDVLSGIGAAGLASTAGCIGGLGGGGGGPDMLTVVGYPEDGIQLFRDYYSSYSDDTDILIPDGLRDGDLPGQVGNDMSNITGTAPAAGGPNQEAYTSLYEDEYGESPGVFSSQSYDSTAIGILANAAAGENSGPAIRDQMRNVCNPGGMEVGPGNFVEGVEAAANGENINYQGASSSTNFDENGDPASAAYATWEFVEGGGTETTGTSNFEGSNPDGAGPSADEMPGGMGREIMVGILLPETGALASTGESMINAAQIPAIQVNDADIDLTVDTQLEDTETNSQSGVSAANSLVNAGYPYICGTASSGVNVPVSQEVLIPNEIVGCSPSSTALSVTNLEDNDFIFRTAPSDRLQGRVMAQLASEELEAETCSTLYVNNDYGQQLSERFSGVFEDEFDGEVFRQTAFNQGESSYSSVVSDAMSSQ; translated from the coding sequence ATGGCACGGAACGTGCGAAGACGTGACGTACTGAGTGGCATTGGAGCGGCTGGACTCGCGAGCACCGCCGGCTGTATCGGTGGGCTCGGTGGCGGCGGCGGTGGTCCGGACATGCTCACGGTCGTCGGCTACCCAGAGGACGGCATCCAGCTGTTCCGGGACTACTACAGTTCCTACAGCGACGACACCGACATCCTCATCCCGGACGGCCTCCGCGACGGCGACCTCCCGGGTCAGGTCGGGAACGACATGAGCAACATCACCGGGACCGCACCGGCAGCGGGCGGCCCGAACCAGGAAGCGTACACGAGCCTGTACGAGGACGAGTACGGCGAATCGCCCGGCGTGTTCTCCTCGCAGTCGTACGACTCGACCGCGATCGGCATCCTCGCGAACGCCGCAGCCGGCGAGAACTCCGGGCCGGCGATCCGCGACCAGATGCGGAACGTGTGCAACCCCGGCGGGATGGAGGTCGGCCCCGGCAACTTCGTCGAGGGCGTCGAGGCGGCCGCGAACGGCGAGAACATCAACTACCAGGGAGCGTCCAGTTCGACTAACTTCGACGAGAACGGCGACCCCGCTTCTGCCGCGTACGCGACGTGGGAGTTCGTCGAGGGCGGCGGTACGGAGACGACCGGAACCTCGAACTTCGAGGGCTCGAACCCCGACGGTGCCGGGCCGTCGGCCGACGAGATGCCCGGCGGTATGGGTCGCGAGATCATGGTCGGAATCCTCCTGCCGGAGACGGGCGCGCTCGCATCGACGGGCGAATCGATGATCAACGCCGCACAGATCCCCGCGATCCAGGTGAACGACGCCGACATCGACCTCACGGTCGACACGCAACTCGAGGACACGGAGACGAACTCCCAGTCCGGTGTCTCCGCGGCGAACTCCCTTGTGAACGCCGGGTACCCCTACATCTGTGGGACGGCGTCCTCCGGCGTGAACGTCCCGGTGAGCCAGGAGGTTCTCATCCCGAACGAGATCGTCGGCTGTTCGCCATCCTCGACCGCGCTGTCCGTGACGAACCTCGAGGACAACGACTTCATCTTCCGGACCGCGCCCTCGGACCGCCTGCAGGGTCGCGTCATGGCCCAGCTCGCGTCCGAGGAGCTCGAAGCCGAAACCTGCTCGACGCTGTACGTCAACAACGACTACGGCCAGCAGCTCTCCGAGCGGTTCTCGGGCGTGTTCGAGGACGAGTTCGACGGCGAGGTCTTCCGTCAGACCGCGTTCAACCAGGGCGAGTCCTCGTACAGTTCCGTCGTCAGCGACGCGATGAGTTCGCAGTAG
- a CDS encoding cyclic nucleotide-binding/CBS domain-containing protein: protein MNADVSIRDVAARNFVGVTETDSVSGAAKLMYDDDASSAVVLRGSEPVGIVTERDVVGLVAEDGDPTNTEVSVIMSDPVVTVDAAESLDVAADRMGSETIRHLVVTDDDELFGVLSANDVLGARAAGSPTGSKSGTEPTAGDLIQNGGMELVDDRSTPGADATYDPQSICEVCGALSDSLTDRNGQLVCDNCVDV, encoded by the coding sequence ATGAACGCGGACGTGTCGATTCGTGACGTGGCAGCCCGAAACTTCGTCGGCGTCACGGAGACCGACTCCGTCAGTGGCGCGGCGAAACTCATGTACGACGACGACGCCAGTAGCGCCGTCGTCCTCCGGGGCTCCGAGCCCGTCGGCATCGTCACAGAGCGCGACGTCGTCGGCCTCGTCGCCGAGGACGGCGACCCGACGAACACGGAGGTGAGCGTCATCATGAGCGACCCCGTCGTCACCGTCGACGCCGCGGAGTCCCTCGACGTCGCCGCCGACCGCATGGGCTCCGAGACGATAAGGCACCTCGTCGTCACCGACGACGACGAACTGTTCGGCGTGCTCTCCGCGAACGACGTCCTCGGCGCTCGCGCCGCCGGCAGCCCGACCGGCAGCAAATCCGGTACCGAGCCGACCGCTGGCGACCTCATCCAGAACGGCGGCATGGAGCTCGTCGACGACCGGAGCACGCCCGGCGCGGACGCCACGTACGATCCCCAGAGCATCTGCGAGGTCTGCGGCGCGCTCTCGGATTCGCTCACGGACCGCAACGGCCAGCTCGTCTGCGACAACTGCGTCGACGTCTGA
- a CDS encoding GTP cyclohydrolase III: MTNTQVTLFQIDNYGPWTVTPEPRREVDLQTLQSRLYADLSQFVGNRDGYVFFTRFDNMVAVTNGLDEADHELLQESVRNRYPVTLSVAVATGVTPAQALADSTALVQEEGSAQDKSRREVLAGRTVGDEHRRDDDVHVAHFDVNDATEKYTDELDAFEVFTHIEQGYASLMRELYTEHDALAFFVGGDNVIATCPDMDEREYEAAIEHVREDADVELKVGVGSGPTAHEAGMDAKHALEDCRAKNTTVEFH, from the coding sequence GTGACGAACACACAGGTCACTCTCTTCCAGATCGACAACTACGGGCCCTGGACGGTGACGCCGGAACCGCGCCGCGAGGTCGACCTCCAGACGCTCCAGTCGCGACTGTACGCCGATCTCTCGCAGTTCGTCGGGAACCGCGACGGCTACGTCTTCTTCACGCGCTTCGACAACATGGTCGCGGTCACGAACGGCCTCGACGAGGCCGACCACGAACTCCTCCAGGAGTCGGTGCGGAACCGCTACCCCGTCACGCTGAGCGTCGCCGTCGCCACCGGCGTCACGCCCGCGCAGGCGCTCGCGGACTCCACAGCACTCGTGCAAGAGGAGGGGAGCGCGCAGGACAAGTCCCGGCGCGAGGTGCTCGCCGGCCGAACGGTCGGCGACGAGCACCGTCGCGACGACGACGTCCACGTCGCGCACTTCGACGTGAACGACGCCACCGAGAAGTACACGGACGAACTCGACGCGTTCGAGGTGTTCACGCACATCGAGCAGGGGTACGCGTCGCTCATGCGAGAGCTCTACACCGAGCACGACGCGCTCGCGTTCTTCGTCGGCGGCGACAACGTCATCGCCACCTGCCCGGACATGGACGAGCGCGAGTACGAGGCCGCCATCGAGCACGTCCGCGAGGACGCCGACGTGGAACTCAAGGTCGGCGTCGGCTCCGGCCCCACCGCGCACGAGGCCGGGATGGACGCCAAGCACGCGCTCGAGGACTGCCGCGCCAAGAACACGACCGTCGAATTCCACTGA